Genomic segment of Prochlorothrix hollandica PCC 9006 = CALU 1027:
CACGCCCCCCTCCCCCAGGGAAACGGTTAACCCTGGCTCCTGTCCCCAACGCCTCTACATCAGCCGAGGCTCTGCCCGTCGCCGCCGGGTGCTGAACGAAGCCGCCTTGATCACCCTGCTCCAGCGCTGGGACTTTGAGGTGGTGCAACTGGAGCATCTCAGCTTTCAAGACCAGGTGGCCCGCTTTGCCGCCGCCCAGTGGGTGGTAGCGCCCCATGGGGCCGGCTTAACCAATCTGGTGTTTTGCGCCCCCGGGACCCAAGTCCTGGAAATCTATTCCCCCCACTATGTCAGTGTCTCCTACTGGAATATCTGTAGCCAGGTGGGTTTGAATTACACCTATCTCTTTAGCCGGGGCGATCGGCCCCCCGCCTACACCACCCCCCACCACCTCACCGCTGACTTAGAGGTGGATTTAGCCCAGGTGCAACGGGTCTTAGAAGGCTGGCACCAGTCCTAGCTCCCAGTTGCTCAAAAACCTGAGTAGCCTGAGTAGGTTGGGTTGAGCTTGCGACCCTTCCAGGTTCAGGGGTACAACCTCCCAGAGCGAAACCCAACGAGCCACGTTGTAGGTCTCTTGTTGGGTTTCGTTCCTCTACCCAACCCAACCTACGATCGACCATGGGTCTCCGGTTAGCTGTAGGTTGGGTTGAGCTTGCGACCCTTCCAGATTCAGGGGCACAACCTTACAGGGCGAAACCCAACGAGCCACGTTGTAGGTCTCCTGTTGGGTTTCGCCCCCTGAATTTGGGACATAAACCAAGACGGGTTGCAAGCTCAACCCAACCTACGGGCTACTGGCTACTGGCTACTGGGTTGTAGTGGCTTCAGCCAATGTCCACCAGCTTCAGCCGTCCGGTGTGCCCTCGGACAATGGTGATCTGGGATTTTGGCACCCCATAGGTGTGGGCCAACAGTTGAATCAGGGCCACATTGGCCTTGCCGTCCACCGGTGGCACCGACAACCACACCGTCAACGACCCATCTGCGTCTTCCGTGACTCGGTTCTGTTTGGCATTGGGTTTGACCCTAACTTGTTTGCGCATCGATTGCCCTGGGCAAAGCACTATATCCCACATTCAGCAGGTTGTTCAAAGGGATAAAATGTTTAAGAATTTCACAAACAAAAGGGGTTAAGANNNNNNNNNNNNNNNNNNNNNNNNNNNNNNNNNNNNNNNNNNNNNNNNNNNNNNNNNNNNNNNNNNNNNNNNNNNNNNNNNNNNNNNNNNNNNNNNNNNNCTCTCTCAAGGGAGGAACAGCTCTATCCCCTTGATCTTGCTCTATCCCCCTCTGGCTCTGGGTTCCCTTAATTTTCTGTTTATCTTAGAAACCTGCTGAATGTGGGCTATATAATTGCTGTGAATAATTACTATGAATAATTACTGTGAACAATTGCGGTGACTTGGGCAAATTCCCGGTACTAGGGACGGTTTATCCCTGGAACCCCAACCGCCCCATCTCCCGTGACCCTCAGGCCCATCCCCCCGTCTTGCAACCTACCTGTAACTCCAGCATAATGGCGGATGAAGGTCTTAACGGCTTACCGCTGACAGCGGGACAAGATTAACGGGATAGTGGGACGATCCGCGCCCCACTGTCCCGGCTTCAGTTGATATCCGGTCTTAACGTCGGTTCCTATTCCCTGACTCCTACAGCAACCCTAAATCAGTTGTAAGGATCTCGATGGCTGAAACCCTTGGTGTGGTGTGCCCCCGGAGGGGGCACACCACACGACCCATTTAGGACTGCTGTATTCCCTGACTCCTATTCTCTGACTCCTATTCCCTGACTCCTATAACATGACTCATATTATTGCAACTACCAATATGAAAGGGGGCGTAGGTAAAACGACCCTATCGGTGAATTTGGCCGCCTGTTTAGTGTCCCTGTTTCAGAAAAAGGTGCTGGTGGTGGATCTGGATACCCAGATTAATGCCACCCTCAGCTTGATGTCTCCCCAAACCTTTGTGACCTACCGCAAAGAACGGCGCACCCTAAAGTATTTGTTTGAACAGGCCATCCAACCCGGTATCACTCCCACCCTCTCCACCTCCGATGTCATTTGCCCCTATGTCTGTACCCTTAAGGGGTTTGATGTCTTGCCGGGGGACTTGGATCTGTATGACGACTATGTGGTGTCCTCCGTGCTCCATGACCAGGCACTGCGGGACGGGACGGCTAACTTTGAGCAAGCCTGGAACCACTTTGAAAGCAAGCTGGTGGCCGGTATCCTTAAACCCGTGATGGGGGATTATGACTTTATTATTCTGGACTGCGCTCCCGGCTATAACCTGCTGACCCGCAGTAGCCTTGCCGCCAGTCATTTTTACCTGCTTCCCGCGAAGCCAGAGCCGTTGTCGGTGGCGGGGATCCAGTTACTGGAGCGGCGCATTGCCAAGCTGCGGGCAAGTCACCAGGGCGTGGATCAAATTCCCACCCAAATGCTGGGCATAGTCTTTTCCATGGCGGGGGGACTGCTGTCTAGCCGCTATTACAGCAAGGTGATGCAGCGGGTGCGCCAGGATTTTGGGGAAACACAATTGTTTAAGACCCAAATTCCCAATGACATCAATGTATCGAAGGCGGTGGATAGTTTTAAGCCCGTGGTTTTAAGTCAACCCTCATCGGCGGGGGCCAAGGCTTTTGCCAAGCTCACCCAAGAGGTGCTGCAAAAGTTAGAACTGGTGCTGGGCAGTAAGGATCAAAAAAGCCGAATGCAACTGTCGGAATTGGATTAGAGTTACCCCCCGTTTCCGGCTAGTCTTGGGTCCGAAACCCCCTGCAAACCCTGACGCGATCGCATGACCCGTAGAACCTAGCACCGTACAATCCTAAGGGTTGCAGGGCTAAGCCGTAGCCTTTGACCTGGCAAACCCTGGGAACTTGCGGATCCTTGAGATCCTGTAAAGATCCTCGAATCTATCGACTTTATAGGGTTTTAGGTTCTCAATGGGGGTATCAACTTAAGTCGGGACAGGGGGGCGCTCCGCGCCCCTGTCCCGTTAATCTTGTCCCGCTGTCAGCGGGAACCCCTCAATGGTTTTAGATTCTTGGATTTGTGGATTGATTCTCCCCGCCCCTGACACTACACTCTCTAGCCGCCACCATGACCATTCTTTCCCCCGCCTTGCCCCGTTTCTCGGCTTCTCCTCGGATCATCTATCCCCTGTCCGTGGCTCGGCTCTGTGGGTTGGGGGTCTGGCAAGGGCAGTTTCTGAGCCTCGATCGCTTCCAAGGCTATGTGGTGCAGATCGATCCTGACACCGACAATGTGCGGATTCTCAATAATCAACAGGTGGATCTGTTTCGGGATAGCAATAGCCTCACGGTTGGGGACGATATCCTCTGGTTCACCAAGGGCACCCGCATTTACCGCTGTGACCTCCACACCTGGGAGGTGACCTATGTGGCGGAGGTGAAGGACCGCGCCGAAGGGATTGCTGTGGCGGGCAATACCCTCTATGTGTCCAATGCTCGCCTGGGGCTGATCTATGTGGTCAGTGCCACCCAGGGCAACACCATTACCCAATTCCGTGCGCCGGGGGTGGGGCAGGAGTATTTAGTCGTCCAGGGGGAAGACCTCTGGGTCTGTGATGACACTGAGCAAACGGTGTATTGCCTCGATCGCGCCACGGGCCAACAGCGCTTCAGTTTTTTGACCCCCTTCGAGCATCCCTCCGGCTTAAACTTTTTGCCGGTATCAGGGGAAGACCATCCACCCCAGCCCCAGCTTTATGTGCTCTATAGTGGCGAGCAACCCTATATCCAGGATGATCCCAATGGCTATGAACCCCTGCGACTGGCGAACCGCGATCGCAGCCTGATCCAAGCCCTCCACTATTGCTATGACCCCGATCGCCACTATGCCCTGTCCCATGGCTACCGCCTGGAGTTGTCCTATGTGGAAGAACTGGCTCCCCTGGATCCCGTCACCCTAGAGGATGTGGAATGGCGCATTGCCCTGCCCTCCACCAC
This window contains:
- a CDS encoding DUF167 domain-containing protein is translated as MRKQVRVKPNAKQNRVTEDADGSLTVWLSVPPVDGKANVALIQLLAHTYGVPKSQITIVRGHTGRLKLVDIG
- a CDS encoding ParA family protein; protein product: MTHIIATTNMKGGVGKTTLSVNLAACLVSLFQKKVLVVDLDTQINATLSLMSPQTFVTYRKERRTLKYLFEQAIQPGITPTLSTSDVICPYVCTLKGFDVLPGDLDLYDDYVVSSVLHDQALRDGTANFEQAWNHFESKLVAGILKPVMGDYDFIILDCAPGYNLLTRSSLAASHFYLLPAKPEPLSVAGIQLLERRIAKLRASHQGVDQIPTQMLGIVFSMAGGLLSSRYYSKVMQRVRQDFGETQLFKTQIPNDINVSKAVDSFKPVVLSQPSSAGAKAFAKLTQEVLQKLELVLGSKDQKSRMQLSELD
- a CDS encoding transglutaminase domain-containing protein; translated protein: MTILSPALPRFSASPRIIYPLSVARLCGLGVWQGQFLSLDRFQGYVVQIDPDTDNVRILNNQQVDLFRDSNSLTVGDDILWFTKGTRIYRCDLHTWEVTYVAEVKDRAEGIAVAGNTLYVSNARLGLIYVVSATQGNTITQFRAPGVGQEYLVVQGEDLWVCDDTEQTVYCLDRATGQQRFSFLTPFEHPSGLNFLPVSGEDHPPQPQLYVLYSGEQPYIQDDPNGYEPLRLANRDRSLIQALHYCYDPDRHYALSHGYRLELSYVEELAPLDPVTLEDVEWRIALPSTTNRQRVVSVEPFGLPYTLEEQDGERVAVFKFPQLTEVDRQVFGWRAVIETYGIKYQLLPKDVDLTEEFSEAFKAQYLVDNENLAMDTDVVRMAAKEAVGSETNPLRQILSIRDYVYDHLSYRLTTHIDNPDVVLQRGTGSCGEYVGVLLALCRLNGIACRTVGRYKCPQPPDQFHQPLYPDYNHVWLEFYLPGIGWLPMESNPDDVDYGPHPMRFFMGLAWYHAEIGRGLPFERVFSQGTNIKELPGAMSIGNLAVNHVRFRILGEIAPHPDSFPNSGS